From the Cyanobacteriota bacterium genome, the window TTGGGAAGACTTGCTTTCGCTCACGCAGGCTCCTTGACACTCACTACCAGATGATTACCCTCTATCTGTTTAATTATAACTGCGCTACCTTGTCCGATCTCACTGCCATCTTCAGATTTGGCAAGCCAAGTCTCATCAAAATCTAGTAGTTTCACAAGACCAGCTTCTACTTTAGTAATTGCTTTAAAGACCATCGCTTCTCTACCCATCAACTTCTCAGTGTAGCTGCCATAATTACGCGGATCTTGCTCAGCTGGAACCTTGACCACTGCTTTGAGAAATGGTCTAATAGTAAACAAGAAAAATATACTCAAAGCAAGATCAAGAGCCAGATCCACTTGCAAACCCAAATGAGCATAATGCTCAATTGCACCA encodes:
- a CDS encoding NfeD family protein, which translates into the protein MPLHLVHYIIAGSLLLIEAFSPGTFLFVCFALATAITGAIEHYAHLGLQVDLALDLALSIFFLFTIRPFLKAVVKVPAEQDPRNYGSYTEKLMGREAMVFKAITKVEAGLVKLLDFDETWLAKSEDGSEIGQGSAVIIKQIEGNHLVVSVKEPA